One window of the Paenibacillus beijingensis genome contains the following:
- a CDS encoding MFS transporter, protein MQTTQIEGKRISSWIMFLLASACGLIVANLYYAQTLVGPISDATGLSSGAAGLIVTLTQIGYVVGLLFIVPLSDIIENRRLVVVSLIVVVGALLAATFAPNPPLFLTASLLIGMASVVAQILVPYATYLASEEQSGRVVGNVMSGLLLGIMFARPVASFITGIWGWQAVFALSAIVITLLTVLLSRILPKRKPLPTIDYGKLIVTLGTLLKQTPILRRRAIYQACLFGAFSLFWTVVPLRLADDFGMSQQGIALFALAGVGGAIAAPIAGRLADKGWTGFLTVLAMIIAALSLLLTYLFQDNSTTALALLVLAAIMLDMAVSGNLVLGQRAIFSLGSEARGRLNGLFMSIFFIGGAIGSSLGGWSYAHGGWSFTSLIGVVMPLLALLYFITEKIPGFSPRGRS, encoded by the coding sequence ATGCAAACGACACAAATCGAGGGTAAACGCATTTCAAGTTGGATTATGTTTCTGTTAGCGTCCGCTTGCGGTCTTATCGTTGCCAATCTTTATTATGCTCAAACCCTGGTAGGACCTATTAGTGACGCCACGGGTCTTTCTTCCGGAGCAGCAGGATTAATTGTCACTTTAACTCAAATCGGTTATGTTGTAGGGCTGCTGTTCATCGTACCGCTCAGTGACATTATTGAAAATCGGCGCCTCGTGGTAGTATCGCTGATTGTTGTGGTAGGTGCATTGCTTGCGGCAACATTCGCCCCCAATCCGCCGTTGTTCCTGACAGCGTCCCTGCTTATTGGAATGGCATCGGTGGTAGCCCAAATACTGGTTCCCTATGCTACCTATTTAGCGTCTGAAGAGCAGAGCGGCCGCGTGGTAGGAAACGTGATGAGCGGACTCTTACTCGGAATTATGTTTGCCCGGCCGGTGGCAAGCTTTATAACCGGCATTTGGGGATGGCAAGCCGTATTTGCTTTGTCTGCGATTGTTATTACTTTATTGACGGTTCTGCTGTCACGTATTCTCCCTAAGCGTAAGCCTTTACCTACGATAGACTACGGTAAATTAATCGTCACTTTAGGCACTCTTTTAAAACAAACGCCTATATTGCGCCGCCGGGCCATTTATCAAGCTTGTTTGTTTGGGGCCTTTAGCCTTTTTTGGACTGTGGTTCCTTTACGATTGGCGGATGATTTCGGAATGTCCCAGCAAGGCATCGCATTGTTTGCTTTAGCAGGTGTGGGAGGTGCAATAGCGGCGCCGATTGCTGGAAGACTGGCGGATAAAGGCTGGACCGGATTTTTGACCGTACTGGCAATGATTATTGCCGCTTTGTCTTTGTTGCTCACATATCTTTTTCAAGACAATTCAACAACGGCTCTTGCACTGCTTGTTCTTGCTGCTATTATGCTGGATATGGCCGTATCGGGAAATCTTGTTCTTGGACAGCGTGCGATTTTTTCGTTGGGGAGTGAAGCAAGGGGCCGTCTGAACGGGCTTTTCATGTCCATATTCTTCATTGGCGGAGCAATTGGCTCATCTTTGGGCGGTTGGTCTTATGCCCATGGCGGCTGGAGTTTCACATCTCTAATTGGAGTTGTTATGCCGCTCTTAGCCTTACTTTACTTTATTACCGAAAAAATACCCGGGTTCAGTCCGCGCGGACGGAGTTGA